From a region of the Pantanalinema sp. genome:
- a CDS encoding universal stress protein, with protein sequence MKSFKEPRAVLAMNEGPDADAVSGALLNLGIEAYRAAQIPWAVSMAARADTLVMVYDATVVPREQLLADLRAIRERPESRDVLLVVLLPLEAAAQAETYSAAGANLVEQTPLTPAKATRILLRLLRQARFADEEAAKDASIASTPMAALLQRATRRRGRHKIYVGAAPGVGKTYAMLREAHDRKGRGEDVVIGLVETHGRHETAQLVEGLEMVPRLHLSYKGTTLTEMDLDGILARRPGLVLVDELAHTNVPGSLNAKRYEDVQVIRLAGLPVISTLNIQHIESLNDIVERITGIKVRETVPDSVLEDADELVLVDISPEALQERLQAGQIYAQDKVTQSLGNFFTTHNLTALREMVLREVADKVDVRLEAVRADIGKAEEPIGIQERVLICLTPTVQAQRLVRRGARLADRLNAELSVLFVEDHRPTQEEEKILAQNFSLAETLEAETARIRGLDVGQAIARYAAEHQITLILLGESRRSRVTALFRSPILDAILHATSDIDVVTVASQE encoded by the coding sequence ATGAAATCGTTCAAGGAACCCCGCGCGGTTCTTGCCATGAACGAGGGGCCGGACGCGGACGCCGTGTCCGGTGCCCTCTTGAACCTCGGGATCGAGGCTTACCGGGCCGCCCAGATCCCCTGGGCGGTCTCGATGGCTGCCAGGGCCGACACCCTCGTGATGGTCTACGACGCGACGGTCGTGCCCCGCGAGCAGTTGCTCGCCGACCTGCGCGCGATCCGCGAGCGCCCCGAGTCGCGCGACGTCCTGCTGGTCGTGCTGCTGCCGCTCGAGGCGGCCGCCCAGGCCGAGACCTACTCGGCAGCAGGCGCGAACCTCGTCGAGCAGACCCCGCTCACCCCGGCCAAGGCCACCCGGATCCTGCTACGCCTCCTGCGGCAGGCGCGCTTCGCGGACGAGGAGGCGGCGAAGGACGCCTCGATCGCCTCGACCCCGATGGCCGCCCTCCTGCAGCGCGCGACGCGCCGCCGGGGCCGCCACAAGATCTACGTCGGGGCGGCCCCGGGCGTGGGCAAGACCTACGCCATGCTGCGCGAGGCCCACGATCGCAAGGGGCGCGGTGAGGACGTCGTCATCGGGCTCGTCGAGACTCATGGCCGCCATGAGACGGCCCAGCTCGTCGAGGGCCTCGAGATGGTGCCGCGCCTGCACCTGAGCTACAAGGGCACGACCCTGACGGAGATGGACCTGGACGGCATCCTGGCGAGACGGCCCGGGCTGGTGCTGGTGGACGAGCTCGCGCACACCAACGTGCCCGGCTCGCTGAACGCCAAGCGCTACGAGGACGTCCAGGTGATCAGGCTGGCGGGACTGCCCGTCATCTCGACCCTGAACATCCAGCACATCGAGAGCCTCAACGACATCGTCGAGCGGATCACGGGCATCAAGGTCCGCGAGACGGTGCCCGATTCGGTCCTCGAGGACGCCGATGAGCTGGTCTTGGTGGATATCTCGCCCGAGGCCCTGCAAGAGCGCCTGCAAGCGGGTCAAATCTATGCCCAGGACAAGGTGACCCAGTCGCTGGGCAACTTCTTCACCACCCACAACCTGACGGCCCTGCGCGAGATGGTGCTGCGCGAGGTGGCCGACAAGGTGGACGTGCGCCTGGAGGCCGTGCGCGCGGATATCGGCAAGGCCGAGGAGCCCATCGGGATCCAGGAGCGCGTCCTCATCTGCCTGACCCCGACCGTCCAAGCCCAGCGTCTCGTCCGACGCGGCGCGCGCCTGGCCGATCGCCTCAACGCGGAGCTGAGCGTGCTCTTCGTCGAGGACCATCGTCCGACGCAAGAGGAAGAGAAGATCCTGGCCCAGAACTTCAGCCTCGCCGAAACCCTGGAGGCCGAGACGGCGCGAATCCGGGGCCTGGACGTCGGTCAGGCGATCGCCCGGTACGCCGCCGAGCACCAGATCACCCTCATCCTGCTCGGGGAGTCGCGGCGTTCGCGGGTCACGGCCCTCTTCCGGTCGCCGATCCTCGATGCCATCCTGCATGCGACGAGCGACATCGACGTGGTCACCGTCGCGAGCCAGGAATAG
- the kdpC gene encoding potassium-transporting ATPase subunit KdpC, translating into MLRQEFGPSLRLTLVIFVLCGLAYPLITTGIAQVAFPRQANGSLITKGGMVVGSELVGQSFEGPQWFHGRVSSIGYKAEASGASNLGPTSKALAERVSADVAGERRQNPQAANQALPVDLLTQSGSGLDPHITPAAARFQAGRIAAARRMTLGEVEELIAKSTESRTLGLFGEPRVNVLKLNLALAERG; encoded by the coding sequence ATGTTGCGCCAGGAATTCGGCCCCTCGCTCAGGCTGACGCTCGTCATCTTCGTGCTGTGCGGCCTTGCCTACCCGCTCATCACCACCGGGATCGCCCAGGTGGCGTTCCCGCGCCAGGCCAACGGGAGCCTGATCACGAAAGGAGGCATGGTCGTCGGCTCGGAGCTGGTGGGGCAAAGCTTCGAAGGGCCCCAGTGGTTCCACGGTCGCGTCTCGAGCATCGGCTACAAGGCCGAGGCCTCGGGCGCGAGCAACCTCGGCCCCACCAGCAAGGCGCTGGCCGAGCGGGTCAGCGCGGACGTCGCGGGCGAAAGGCGGCAGAACCCCCAGGCGGCAAATCAGGCGCTGCCGGTGGATCTCCTGACCCAGTCCGGCTCGGGGCTCGATCCCCACATCACCCCGGCAGCGGCCCGCTTCCAGGCCGGCCGGATCGCGGCCGCCCGGAGGATGACGCTCGGCGAGGTGGAGGAGCTCATCGCAAAATCGACCGAGTCTCGCACGCTCGGCCTGTTCGGCGAGCCGCGCGTCAACGTCCTGAAGCTCAATCTCGCCCTGGCCGAGAGGGGATAG
- a CDS encoding chemotaxis protein CheX: MSTLSSLDYVRAFSQAAEKVLEQLLGEKPVRGTPSFQLGATLQLQQVNAIVGLTGGVKGQIAYGMDKQTALAVAGAMMMEEVTALDEMGISALSELSNMISGNATVILSQSGAVSDITPPSVVMGSSVMAAWYGIRAMVMPLKLSLGTLYVTVGLRPKLNSH, from the coding sequence ATGAGTACCCTTTCCTCCCTGGACTACGTCCGCGCCTTCAGCCAGGCGGCTGAGAAGGTCCTGGAGCAGTTGCTCGGGGAGAAGCCCGTGCGCGGCACTCCCAGCTTCCAGCTCGGGGCCACCCTGCAGTTGCAGCAGGTCAACGCGATCGTTGGCCTGACGGGTGGGGTGAAGGGCCAGATCGCCTACGGGATGGACAAGCAGACCGCGCTGGCCGTCGCCGGGGCCATGATGATGGAAGAGGTCACGGCCCTGGACGAGATGGGCATCTCGGCGCTGAGCGAGCTCTCCAACATGATCTCGGGCAACGCCACCGTGATCCTGAGCCAGTCGGGCGCGGTCTCGGACATCACCCCGCCTTCGGTCGTCATGGGAAGCTCGGTCATGGCCGCATGGTACGGCATCCGGGCCATGGTCATGCCGCTCAAGCTGAGCCTGGGGACGCTTTACGTGACGGTCGGTCTGAGGCCGAAGCTCAACAGCCACTGA
- the kdpB gene encoding potassium-transporting ATPase subunit KdpB yields MTTPLTSERPTQAHTPRGERRHTPKVQTAGLYRRAIADAFKKLDPRVMVRNPVMFVVEIGTALTFLLTLEPDLFGSSRVGAGYNGAIAFILFLTLLFANFAEAVAEGRGKAQADSLKKTKGDTVAHRREPDGTYRDVSSTQLGKGDVVRVERGEMMPGDGEVIEGVATVDESAITGESAPVLKEPGTDIASSVIGGTKVVSDWLVIRISANPGESFLDKMIALVEGAARQKTPNEIALTVLLAVLTLIFLMVTVTLAPFGLYSRSPVDVATLIALLVCLIPTTIGGLLSAIGIAGMDRVAQFNVIAMSGKAVEAAGDINTVILDKTGTITFGNRMAAEFLPVGSHPLESLAEMAMASSWHDTTPEGRSIVALAARLGVKDRPEWSQGEGIAFSAETRMSGLDLPGLGVRKGATDAIKRYVQERGGKVPAELDLAARQVAELGGTPLAVVAGNEVFGVIYLKDTIKPGMRERFEQMRQMGIKTVMCTGDNPITARVIAQEAGVDDFLAEAKPEDKIRLIRDEQAKGKLVAMTGDGTNDAPALAQADVGLAMNSGTPAAKEAANMVDLDSDPTSLIDVVAIGKQLLITRGALTTFSISNDVAKYFAIIPAIFVVGVPELMALNVMRLHSPQSAVLSALIFNALIIPALIPLALKGVKFRALTADQMLFRNVTIYGLGGLVVPFIGIKLIDLAVALFV; encoded by the coding sequence ATGACAACCCCGCTCACCTCCGAGCGTCCCACGCAGGCTCACACCCCGCGCGGCGAGCGACGCCACACCCCCAAGGTCCAGACCGCAGGCCTCTACCGGCGTGCGATCGCCGACGCCTTCAAGAAGCTCGACCCGCGCGTCATGGTACGCAACCCCGTCATGTTCGTGGTCGAGATCGGCACCGCCCTGACGTTTCTCTTGACCCTCGAGCCGGACCTCTTCGGATCGAGCCGGGTGGGTGCCGGCTACAACGGCGCCATCGCCTTCATCCTTTTCCTGACCCTCCTGTTCGCGAACTTCGCCGAGGCCGTCGCCGAGGGCCGCGGCAAGGCCCAGGCCGACAGCCTCAAGAAGACCAAGGGCGACACCGTCGCCCACCGGCGCGAGCCGGACGGCACCTACCGCGACGTCAGCTCCACCCAGCTCGGGAAGGGCGACGTGGTCCGCGTCGAGCGCGGCGAGATGATGCCCGGCGACGGCGAAGTCATCGAGGGCGTCGCCACCGTTGACGAGTCGGCCATCACCGGCGAGTCGGCCCCCGTGCTCAAGGAGCCCGGCACCGACATCGCCAGCTCGGTCATCGGAGGCACCAAGGTCGTCTCGGACTGGCTCGTGATCCGCATCTCGGCCAACCCCGGCGAGAGCTTCCTCGACAAGATGATCGCCCTGGTCGAGGGCGCCGCGCGCCAGAAGACCCCCAACGAGATCGCCCTCACGGTCCTTCTGGCGGTCTTGACCCTCATCTTCCTGATGGTCACCGTCACCCTCGCGCCCTTCGGCCTCTACTCCAGGAGCCCGGTGGACGTCGCCACCTTGATCGCGCTTCTGGTCTGCCTCATCCCCACGACCATCGGCGGTCTGCTCTCGGCCATCGGCATCGCCGGCATGGACCGGGTGGCCCAGTTCAACGTCATCGCCATGTCGGGCAAGGCCGTCGAGGCCGCGGGCGACATCAACACCGTCATCCTCGACAAGACCGGCACCATCACCTTCGGCAACCGCATGGCGGCCGAGTTCTTGCCGGTGGGCAGCCACCCCCTCGAATCGCTCGCCGAGATGGCGATGGCAAGCTCCTGGCATGACACGACCCCCGAGGGCCGCTCGATCGTGGCGCTCGCCGCGCGACTCGGAGTCAAGGACCGCCCCGAGTGGAGCCAGGGCGAGGGCATCGCGTTCTCGGCCGAGACCCGCATGAGCGGCCTCGACCTGCCGGGGCTCGGCGTGCGCAAGGGCGCGACCGACGCCATCAAGCGCTACGTCCAGGAGCGTGGCGGCAAGGTGCCGGCCGAGCTCGACCTCGCGGCCCGCCAGGTGGCCGAGCTGGGCGGTACGCCGCTCGCGGTGGTCGCCGGCAACGAGGTCTTCGGGGTGATCTACCTCAAGGACACCATCAAGCCCGGGATGCGCGAGCGCTTCGAGCAGATGCGGCAGATGGGCATCAAGACCGTCATGTGCACGGGCGACAACCCGATCACCGCCCGGGTCATCGCCCAGGAGGCGGGCGTGGACGACTTCCTCGCCGAGGCCAAGCCCGAGGACAAGATCAGGCTCATCCGCGACGAGCAGGCCAAGGGCAAGCTGGTCGCCATGACGGGCGACGGGACCAACGACGCTCCCGCCCTCGCCCAGGCCGACGTGGGCCTCGCCATGAACTCGGGGACCCCCGCTGCCAAGGAGGCCGCCAACATGGTGGACCTGGACTCGGACCCCACCTCGCTGATCGACGTGGTGGCCATCGGTAAGCAGCTGCTCATCACCCGCGGGGCACTCACCACCTTCTCGATCTCGAACGACGTGGCCAAGTACTTCGCCATCATCCCGGCGATCTTCGTTGTCGGCGTGCCCGAGCTCATGGCCCTCAACGTCATGCGTTTGCACAGCCCCCAGAGCGCGGTCCTGTCGGCCCTCATCTTCAACGCCCTCATCATCCCGGCGCTGATCCCGCTGGCGCTCAAGGGCGTCAAGTTCCGGGCGCTCACGGCCGACCAGATGCTGTTTCGCAACGTGACGATCTACGGCCTCGGGGGCCTCGTCGTCCCCTTCATCGGCATCAAGCTGATCGACCTCGCGGTCGCGCTCTTCGTCTAG
- the kdpA gene encoding potassium-transporting ATPase subunit KdpA, protein MTSAFIVQVALVLIAAVVIAYPLGLYMADVFDRKPTRLDPVFAPLEHMLLRLVGIRGEAPGMDWKQYAVALIVSNLLMVLVILAILLSQGVLPLNPLKLAGMEPMQAFNTAASFITNTNWQSYGGESTLSYFSQMMAITFPMFTSAATGFAAAIAFIRGIVGRKDQGNFYEDVVLITIRILLPISLIGALFLVFQGVPQTLETSARAFGPQGIAQTIPRGPVASLDSIKHLGTNGGGFYGQNSAHPLENPTPASNVLQLLFMMALPMALVVTFGQLLGNRKQALVVFGAMGAMFLTFLAIVAWAETAGNPILSHLGLDQASSPMQAGGNMEGKEVRFGQAMSIVFVAVTTAFTTGSVNTMHDSLTPMGGFVPLAQMMLNNVFGGKGVGFMNFVLYGIIAVFLTGLMVGRTPEFLGKKIEQKEVVLASIALLIHPLIILGPTAWAVVHGYGLSSLTNTGYHGLSEVLYAYTSGAANNGSAFAGLDANTPWFNLSIGLVMLFGRYLSIIALLAIAGSLARKRRIPEGPGTLRTDTPLFGGIWLAVILIVGALTFFPVVALGPVAEHLAMLAGKTF, encoded by the coding sequence GTGACATCAGCCTTCATCGTGCAGGTGGCCTTGGTCCTGATCGCGGCCGTGGTCATCGCTTACCCCCTCGGCCTTTACATGGCCGACGTCTTCGATCGCAAGCCGACCCGGCTCGACCCGGTCTTTGCCCCCCTCGAGCATATGCTGCTGCGCCTGGTGGGCATCCGGGGCGAGGCTCCCGGCATGGACTGGAAACAGTATGCCGTCGCCCTCATCGTGAGCAACCTCCTGATGGTGCTCGTGATCCTCGCGATCCTGCTCTCGCAGGGCGTCCTGCCCCTCAATCCCCTCAAGCTCGCCGGCATGGAGCCCATGCAGGCCTTCAACACGGCCGCGAGCTTCATCACCAACACCAACTGGCAGAGCTACGGCGGCGAGTCCACCCTCTCGTACTTCAGCCAGATGATGGCCATCACCTTCCCCATGTTCACCAGCGCGGCCACGGGCTTCGCGGCGGCGATCGCCTTCATCCGCGGCATCGTCGGGCGAAAGGACCAGGGCAACTTCTACGAGGACGTGGTCCTCATCACCATCCGCATCCTCCTTCCCATCTCGCTGATCGGCGCCCTGTTCCTGGTCTTCCAGGGCGTGCCCCAGACGCTCGAAACCTCGGCCAGGGCCTTCGGCCCCCAGGGCATCGCGCAGACGATCCCGCGCGGGCCGGTCGCCTCGCTCGACTCCATCAAGCACCTGGGCACCAACGGCGGCGGGTTCTACGGCCAGAACTCGGCGCATCCGCTCGAGAACCCGACGCCCGCGAGCAACGTGCTGCAGCTCCTCTTCATGATGGCCCTGCCCATGGCGCTGGTCGTCACCTTCGGCCAGCTGCTCGGCAACCGCAAGCAGGCGCTGGTTGTCTTCGGGGCCATGGGGGCGATGTTCCTCACCTTCCTCGCGATCGTCGCGTGGGCGGAGACGGCGGGTAATCCCATCCTCTCGCACCTGGGGCTCGACCAGGCGTCCAGCCCGATGCAGGCGGGCGGCAACATGGAGGGCAAGGAGGTTCGCTTCGGCCAGGCGATGAGCATCGTGTTCGTGGCGGTCACGACCGCCTTCACCACCGGATCCGTCAACACCATGCACGACAGCCTCACCCCCATGGGCGGCTTCGTGCCGCTCGCCCAGATGATGCTCAACAACGTCTTCGGCGGCAAGGGCGTGGGCTTCATGAACTTCGTGCTGTACGGCATCATCGCCGTCTTCCTCACCGGCTTGATGGTCGGGCGCACCCCCGAGTTCCTGGGCAAGAAGATCGAGCAGAAGGAGGTCGTGCTCGCCTCCATCGCGCTCTTGATCCACCCGCTGATCATCCTTGGGCCCACCGCCTGGGCGGTGGTTCACGGCTACGGCCTCTCGTCCTTGACCAACACCGGCTACCACGGCCTGAGCGAGGTCCTCTACGCCTACACCTCGGGGGCAGCCAACAACGGCTCGGCCTTCGCCGGTCTCGACGCCAACACCCCCTGGTTCAACCTGTCGATCGGCCTGGTGATGCTCTTCGGGCGCTATCTCAGCATCATCGCGCTCCTGGCGATCGCGGGATCCCTGGCGCGCAAGCGCCGCATCCCCGAGGGCCCCGGCACGCTCAGGACCGACACGCCCCTCTTCGGCGGCATCTGGCTCGCGGTCATTCTCATCGTCGGCGCCCTCACCTTCTTCCCCGTCGTGGCGCTCGGCCCCGTCGCCGAGCACCTTGCCATGCTCGCGGGCAAGACCTTCTAG